Part of the Opisthocomus hoazin isolate bOpiHoa1 chromosome 5, bOpiHoa1.hap1, whole genome shotgun sequence genome, tttccttgttagtTTGCTATGTATTGTCTGGTGCTGTTTTATAAAGTATTACGTGAAGAACTGAACCCTATCCAACCTGTTGGGAAGTTCCTTTGTGTGAAGATGgtagtttttgtttctttctggtaAGTCAATTATTTACTCATGACTTCTTGCTCTCAGGGTGGATCATAAAAGATCTAAGAAGGCTGGATTTGTTACTGAGGTTAGAGACCTCAAAAAATCTACCCATAATCTTAGTGAAGTGCTGTGCGGGAAAAGGGTACTAATATGTTGGACAGAGCAGTCTTGTTCACGGAAGTTATTTTTTAGACTTGCTATTTAGTAAGGAAATTCTCAAGAACATGATTTACTTTAGAATTTTCCCTTGcagttatttcaaaacaaaaaatgattatttttttttactttttaaagtgaaaaaaattactttaatttttttcagaataagttTCTGTAAGTTAACTGTAAATTACTATTTTAAGCATTGCACACAGCTGCTAACGAGTGAGTGCCTTTGACTCTCTAAACATTCCTCTGTGGGCTACAGTAATACCCTTGAAGAGAAGTAACTTGTTCTAATAACTAACTGGAACAACACACTCTTCTTTGGTTGTGTTCTGTGGTGGTCTTTAGGATCATGGATGAATGACCTCTCTTTTtaagtctgttttgttttgttttcctcctcttaaAATCTAAATATATAAATAGTAAGTTTTTTGTAAGATTCTTCCTATGTATGTGTACATACGAAGAGGTCTCATTTAACAGATTTGCTTGTAGGTTTTTTGGcactttattgttattattatgaaTAATCTTTATAGGCAAGCTGTGCTTATTGCATTGTTGGTGAAAGTTGGCGTTATTTCTGAGAAACACACCTGGGAATGGCAAAGCGTGGAAGCTGTGGCTACAGGCCTACAGGTAGGAGCAGTTATTTCTTAGGAGGAATGGCTGTATGTAAGATGACATAGCTGATCTCAAGCAAATACTGTCTTACTCATTTTAATTCACACAAGCTAGATTAGTACTGAATTTATTATAAGTTGGGCTAAGTTTCAGCAAGTCATCCCAAATGAGTTTTACGGTCAACACTTTTATATCCATGTGTTGAGCAGAAGGAATGTGCCCCAGTTAAATACTTCTGTTGGATactgttgcatttcttttttgcAAGAATTAGTTGTAGAGTTGCTGCTTGTTGAATATCCACTTCCAGCAAGTCAGTCCGTCAGGCAAGAACTGATTCCAGTACGTATGTAGTACATGTGGCTCGCTGAAGCCTGCCAAGAATATCCTGCCTCTGGTGGAGAAGTAGCTGATGCCAGTATCCCAAGGCAATTGCAGTCTTCCAGTTGTAGAAGGAACCCAGGAACTATTCTTCTCCAGTTACAAATGACTAAGTCAGTATCTCTCTCATTGCAGGATTTTATCATTTGTGTTGAGATGTTCCTGGCTGCTATTGCACATCACTACAGTTTTTCCTATAAACCTTATGttcaagaagctgaagaaggGTCGTGCTTCGACTCTTTTCTTGCAATGTGGGATATTTCTGATATAAGGGCAGATATATCAGAACAGGTTCGAAATGTTGGTAAGTAAGGCAGATTTGTATGATCTGTTAACAGCATATGTATTTCCAGCTTCATCTGACACTTTTATCCATCTCTATAGTACCCTGAGAACATTCCAGACCAAATTAGTGGCAGCTGCATCCCTAGAGGATTTCATGGCTTATCTAGCACTTCGCTCTTTCCAGTACTCCTGAGTGATTTAGAgtctagtttttaatttttttcctaactaGATGGTTCTCAGGGTCAGTTTCAGGTGTGTTGGGTAGAAGAGAGGGAtgtcctttttggttttgttttttttaaatggaaatacataattttatttattaaatctAACAATACCAATGTAAAACTGTTATAACAAAGACTCATTTTCTAATTTAACATGCCTGTTTTAGAGTTTGTGTTCGAAGACCATGGTATATTGCTGGaagtattaaaatgtattttcatttggCATAATTCTAGGAAGGACAGTTTTGGGCCAGccaaggaaaatgttttttgatGAGGATCATGAACAAAATGAGCATACAAGTTTACTGTCTTCATCTACTCAAGACCCAATTTCTGATGCTTCTTCAATGCCATCTTCACCCATGGGTCATTATCAGGGGTTTGGACGCACCGTGACACCTCTCACACCACCACCAACAGCCCCTGCAGTTGATGGTATTTATAACAGTTCTGCTGCTCGAGGTGCTGAGGAGTCACCCGAACTAGAGCACAATTTATCAGAGAAAGCCTTGGATAAAAGTTAGACTTGCCTTGTCTTTGAATGTGTCAAGGAGTCTGTTACATGCTTGCCACACATGTTCTGTTAACATGTACTATTAGTGATGAAAGTTAAAAAGCTTGAAAGAGCTGCTGCGCAGACAGGAAGAGGATGTGGCTGTAACAGAAATCTGAATTCTGAAGCTCTAATGGATGTGAGTATCTGTCAGTACCCCATGAATATAAAACACGCACACTATAAAAGTTTCTGCATAAATTTAAGAATCAACTCCTTCAACTGCTGAACACTTATACATCATGTCGAAATTACACTGACTTTTAttaatagaaaagaaatatttgagaaAATGCTTTTCTAAAGATGAAGTGTAAGCACTACTGGTAATGGGAAAACTTAATTTCAAGAATGTAATTTAAAGAGGGCAGTAGCAAAAAGTGTTTGCATTAGCTTTGGTTGTCCTCTTAATGGTAACTTCCATACCCCAGTGCTGAATGGAGTGTGGATGGAATGGTAACTTCTGTACAGATGCCatcttcttccctttcctgcATAGTCACATAAAACCCCATCATGAAGATAATTATTACAGAGCATTAGTAAAGATTCCATATAAATAAAGCATTCCCTACAAGCCTGACTATAAATTCCATGCCCAGAAGATATGGTTGGTGTATGAGTTATCCTTGTAGCTCATGATTTGTAAGACTTTTCCATTCAGAAGAGACAGCCAGGATGATTGATAGGTTTTGGATTAATACCTTACACTTCACTACTCTTTTTCCTATCCTTCTGAAATAAGAGTAATGGTTTCTACCTTAAGTtatggggggagggaggagcagggaaTAAAGGATGtcaaaaaggaaatagaaaacaaaactgatttctttATTTTGGGCTGCAATAAATTCTTCAATACTTAAGGGTTTTTTAAGCTGTTAAAGCTGGATGTCTTGAAAATGTGTCTGTAGTAATTTGTATTCACAAATTTGTGTGTGTGATTGTTGTATTATGCTTCTAGTATAGCCTAGATTCAAATATAATAGTtgatttcccccccacccccctccccaccccagaaaAGACCTTTGCTAAGGTAAAACTAAGTAGCTAGTCTAATACTGGAGTTACTAGCATTAGATTTCAGACCAAGATGTACACTTGTATCAAAATGTTACTTTGCAAAAACTGGTAAAATCAGAGGGGTATTGTTTTTATCCCATTACAGATTTTTACTAGTATTGCATGTTTGcaatctgacaaaaaaaagagcaCCTGACCTTTTAAGTGACATCAGAAGTTTCTTTGTCAGCATTGTTAGCATTTACAGGATAAATGTTTAACTTTTGGCTGTCACAGTAAATTCATCTTAAGTGCTTTTTTTGCAGTACTAGTGTGATGTAAATACTGCGCCTTACTCACTAGGCTGCATCATTTTATAGTTGACTATTTACTTGCTGTATCTGAAGTAGTGGGAAAGTGCAAATCATAATTTTCAATTTGTCAAGTCATTGCCTTTGTAAATAAGCGattaaagattttatttaaacTGTTCACCTTCTTCTACTTTGATTTATGGCTACAGTAATTTCACAATGTGAATGACACCTGAATACAACTGTCCTCTTCATGGAAGAAGGGGATCTTAAGTGTAACTGACACAAGAGTTTGTACTTTCAGTATTTTAAGGCTTGTACTGAAAAGGTTGTACTTCGAGCTTATGAAGAATCAGGATCTACTTACTTATGCTTGATTCCAGGTATCTTTTTATCTGTGCAATACACATGTCCTAAAAGGAAACAACCTGTAAAAGCTCATAAGACAAGACCTGGGTACTTCAGTGCCTACTGTAGCCACTAATAGAAGTAATTCGATTTCCTGCATGTATACAAGTAAAAAGGGGTATTGGTACAACTAACATCTGAAGGATCAGAGCTGCTGGAAGCTAAGTAGCTACCATGCTCTAGCTTTTCAAAAACCTCACACTGAAGagtgtttttttaatatctcaagTTATGTCTGTTTGGTGTAAAACTTACTTAGGCAAGGTAGAGAGAGGGGACTTTGAGAGGAAAACAGCTAGTTAAGTGTCTTGATTGTTTCTTTCACAGCATTTCTGGAAAGCCACTAAGTTATTTTATCATTACTCAGTTATTTCATTTCATGTGCACAgtattcctgcattttttttttcctgggagaaaagttattttttcatTGCAGTACCTCATAGGATCATATCTTTCCATTAAACATTGCTACTGAATttccaaaataaagagaaatctTTCAATGACACCTACTCTATCTTTTGAAAACTATTACAACAGTATTCCACAGTGTGACCTATCAAGTTTATatttaaaagttcattttcaaATAGTCCTCCATCTTTACATTAACCATATTGATTCCTCTTGCTTTACTTAACACACTGCTTGAAGACTCAGTAATGGTCATTTTTAGCCCTTTGCTTAGTCTCACTGAGAACGGGTAGAGtatgttcttaatttttctttaactCATTTTAACTCATTTTGCTGTCTTACTAATTGCTAAAAGGTTAATGCCTAACCACTCTTATTTCATGTTTTAGCTTTTATCAGAGGTCTTCTAGCATGAGAAGCCTAAACACTTCTCTAAAACTGCACTTTGAAAATATCCTGTACCTACTAGGTTTAGTTGTGCCAGCCAGTAACTTAAATTTTATGGATCATGATTTTGTttggagttttggggttttttgtttgtttgtttgtttttttaagcaaagcCATTTGATATGTAGTATGAAAAGCCCCTGTGCTACTCTAGTTTGCTTACATTTTGTTATGCATTGTACCCCTTGGTTAAAGGTGGTATCACATTACTTTATCTTCAGAAAACTTGACTTGGTCATTACCtctgttctgaaaaaaagaaaaaaaaaaaggagaccttTCCTCCATCCTTCTAGAAGGAGCTTTATTAGAGTAATCCATCAGGTGCAGGTTCAGCTGCAGGCTGGGACAACTTGAGTTATTCAACAGCACTCCTTTACAACTTTTTATAATTGTCTACGTGCAACGCTAACTTGTGATACTGCAGCTGGAATGGTGTTACAGCCCCTACTACAAGGCTAAAACCTTGCTACACTTGAGTAGGATGCTTTGGCAATTGAGAAGTGGAACTACAGTTTGAGGAAACAAGGACTCTGTCCTGAACAGTCACAGCTGCTTACTTCTGGTACAGGCATCTGGATGCTTTTTTCCTTACAATATGGTAGCAGAAGTGTGTCCCACTGTTGTAGTTCCTGCAAGAGCTAGCAATCAGGTTTTTGCTGTGGAGAAGAAAATACCTCCCCTAACTGCTTGGTAAGATACCCTTACAATGCAAGTTTAGGTTCCACTGATGGACTAAAGTGTCTGCTATTAAAGCAATAAAATAGCCTTTTTGGTCAGTAAATAAAATTTAGACTTTAATATAAATGAACACCAGTGATGTTATGAACAGTCAACTTATGCATAGGTAATTAACCACAAATCATTTAACATAGGATATGTTTCACCGTTTAACTGTAATGCTAATATTGCTTTTATGGTGTTGAATGTCAAGCACAAGTTCATCTCCAGCCTGAACTTTGATGGGCTTATCAAGAACAACTGCAGCTTGTTTCCAGTGCGAGGACTCATCAGATGTATTCAAGCTATGGTCTTCATCTAGATGTATGTGATACCAGAAGGGAATTGCAGTGACTTGGCCAGACTTACAAATTTGtacctaaaaatatttaaaatattaatcagtTACATCCTTTTCAAAGAATTAAGAAAAAGTAGTTCAAACCATTTTAATCCATTTGAGATACCTGCAGACAAGTAAATTCTCCACTGAAATTTTCAGCCAAGGTGAGCAATgaatgagcagctctgcagaacagCAGTTAAGCGCACTTCTAACTTTATATACACACAACTCACCTTCACTTCTCTGCTGGAGCTGTTCAATAGAGGGTTCATGAGATCTAGCCTTAGAAGCTCTGCTGGCTTGCTCAAGGGTAGACATGGTAACGTAGAGAGATCCAAGTACACACGAACAGGCACCTAAGAGTATATATCataacttaaaaagcaaaaagttaaAAGACTTAATCATAATGCAAAAGTTTATAGGAATTACTGCAATGTTTGTAAGAGACAGCCAAAATGGAAAATACACTCTTCTACTCCCTTTTGAAATGTGACCTTTGGGATACAAGGTGATAAAGGAGGTAGTAACAGCACAGTCACTCTTCTGTACAGTAGCACTGCATCTTTCATTACTCAGACAAAACTTCTCCCACACCAGTTCTAAAACAAATGTTACCCATTTTACTTTATCTCAGGGTCCCTCTCTGGTCACATAAACCTCTCTTGATAACTTCAGTGATATGAAAACGTTTcagctcttcagttttctttgcagTTTACACCAAAACTAAACAGTTAGACAGCTGCAGGCTTTGGAACTGTGCCTGGAACACACCCACCAACTTCCTACCTTGAACTGATTGATAAAAGGAGCTATATTAAACCCAAGAGTTGGTTCTGTTCCTTGAACAGCACTCTCCAGTAACAGAGACTCCGATTCTACAAGCATCCCATATACCAACACATACTGGGGGAAAATCTTCCCTCCACTGTGAAGTAAACACCTGTAAAATGAGAGAGATTTCACCTCTAAAGCATACCATTCAACAGCAATGAAAGAATAACTACGTTTAAGAAAGGCACACTAGTTCTTCCTCTGATGTCAAGTGCTCATAAGCATTTGAGTTCAATCGCGTTTGACCAGACCGCTGCATCATAAAAGGTAAACTTGTCACATAATACCAGAACTATGCATTTAAGTAATCTTTTCTCAGTGTCCGTATTGGAAATGGTGATATTTCAAGACAGTGGGATTTATTCATAGAACCAGCATCCAATACTGAAGGACTGGCAGAAGTGCTTAATAAAACTGGAAGTCAAGAAGTACATACCATTGGGGGGCACTGGTTAAGGAGGCACCAGAcccacaggaaaacaaaacctgaTGGGAATTTAAGTCACCCTTCTTCAAGTGTTTAACAAAAGTTGACAGCTATACAGGagatgctgttttttcccttaaaaGACACCTGAGCCTTGCTTGGGTCTCTTGCTACAGAGTATCACACTGCTGAGAGCAGCAACAGGACAGAAACTTTCATTCAGCGTAATAATGAACAACCCCAACAGAGATTGTTTTAGTTTACCTTTTCCTATAGCGGGCCTCTTGTCATAGGAATTGGGTAGCTAAGTAGTGCGCTATTTGTTGTATTTTCATGCCAACATATCTGAGTCTGCATATGACAAAAGTCAAGagtaatttcccttttttttcttacagcaaaaaaatatttgaagtcatCCAAACCTTTATTCAAAATTTAGAAAAGGTAATGCACATAAATTGTCGGGAATATTCTGCCATCCCTAAGTATGAAGATGAACAGAGAAGATTCCCTAGCACCACAAAATGGGACAAACCCGTTTCACATTTACTTCCTTTGCTACccatttctattattttatttctcttgctCTGCATTCCTTCCCACCCCTCCTGCTGTGGGTAACAGCTAGCTTTGTTGTTGCCTCTGTGGCTGTTCCTAACACCATGTGTTTGTCTTTTAGCTGTGCCAGTTTGTTCCAACAACAGTCTGACATGGACAGGAATCTGGGCTTTTCTAACCTTGCACTAAAAGCTACCTCCGTTATTACTAAGACGCCGGCTATCCTGGGAAATCCTGACAGACCAAGCAATAACATCTTCCATTCATATTCTTGCATACAAAATATAAAGAAGTCTATGAAAGTGAAATCTTGAcactttggtttttttcaaaaaaaaaaaaaaaagatacacacaTACAATGGTCACACCAGAAACACTCTAGGAAGTTCAATCCATTCAGAACACAAGCTTTTCCTGCTCTACGGAACCAACATGACAGTAAGGAATATTTTCAGAAGCTTTTCAGATAATTACAGATTCCTAGGAATACTTTTGTCCATTTATACTGTACCTGGATATCGCAGCCTTTTCCATCACCTCCTGCTGGATTAAACCTGATGTCTCTATAACATCCAAGATAATAATACTCCACGATTTGTCTGATTTGGGTCTCTGTAGCACCACACTTTCATCTTCTAAGTGGCTGAGCCAAAACTCTAATGTTTCCTTAGGGAAATGGTTAGCCTCTGAAATTACATTAAGTGCTGCCTGATGCTGTTCTTTCTCGATGGAACTGTAGGCTCTAACTGGTCCAAGTTTGCCAGCTATAATTGGCAGGATGGAGAAGCCTTCAGATACATCTAAAATGTACAAAGGATCAGGAGCCACATCTACACAGCTCTTGTTTTGACTCTCTTGGAGGTTCATCCCACTGCCATGTCCATCAACATCCATGGACTGCAAGTCCTTACTTCGATTTAATGACAACAGCACTTTGCCCATAGCAGCTTTAAAGCATTCGTGGTATGGTACGTTGTTCAGCAGGGCTATTTCTGTGGATTCCAGCACACACCCTTGACCGTTGCCATCCTGTTTGCTAGTCGTCTGAAGACCAGCCAAAGCTTGACATAATTCAGCCTCATTGCCCAGGCTCAGCATGTCATCTCTGTCACTGACGTCCATCCCACACTCCGAAGTCAAAGAAGAAATCTTCTGGATCTTCAAGTAGCAGTCTTGGCAGCAAACTTCCATCATCACAGTATCTCCAGTCTTCACAGAATAATCTGACAAACCAGCACGAAAGTCACGTCAAGTTACTTTACAGCAAACATCAGTAAGGCAGCCATACAGTGCTTAAAATAACCACCCACATGTCTCATTTATTAGTTGTTACTAGTGTGTATGAAAGAACTGTAGTCTGTAGCTCACAAGCTGAAACCTGCAGTTGTGCATTAACACCTGCCTTCAACTGTTCCACACTAGGCAAAATACATTTATTCTCAAAATTAGCCTTTCTGTGACAAATAGGTATTACTTTAAGTGTTCTGTcaacagcagagcagaaaaaaaacatactggTAAAGAAATTGGTTTTGCTTCAAAatgttaaatattaaataatttatattttaataccTGCTGTAGACGAAGGTAAATTTGTAGGTACATGGAAAACAATAGCTACAGTTTAGAAAGGgtaatttattcaaaataaattttactgGAACATTTATGGTGTACAGCTCAGGATGGTCTTTGGATACTCCCTGTGTACATTCTAAGAAGTAAATCCACTGATACAGACCAGAATTTCAAACCAAAAATGCTGTAGTTTGACAAAAATTTCTTTCAATGGCCGTGTAGGCTACAAGAGTCTCTCCCCTCTCCTACACTTTCAGTTGAACCAGCCCCTGGCACAGCTGCCCCTACTGTCTATCGATACTGaattaggaggagctgtggactacaccgagggtagagaggccttaccaAGAGATCCGGATAGACTAGAGAGCTGAGCAATTACGAACTGTGTGAAATCTAACACAAGCAAGTGCCAGATTCTCCACTTTGGATGGGGTAATCCTGCTTATATGTGCAATCTGGGGGACAAGAGTGGTGGAGAACAGCCCCACGGAAAGAGTACTGGGTGTTTGGGCAGATGGCAAATGGAGTacgagtcaacagtgtgccctggcagcaaaaagggccaaccgtgtcctggggtgcatcaagcagagCATCACTAGTCAGTCCAGGGAGGTGACTGTCCTACTCAACACTACTGcactggtgcggcctcacctcgaGTACTTTGTGCAGTTTTGGACACCTCAATATAAGAAGCACATCAAACTACTAGATTGtctccagaggagggtgaccaagatgCTAAAAGGCCTCAAGGGCAAgactgaggtcacttggtttgttcagcttggagaagggaaggctgcagggtgacctcattgcaatctacaacttcctcaagggggGCAAGCAGAGGGgcaggtgctgatctcctctcccTGATGACCAGCAATAGGACACAAGGAGATGgtatgaagctgcatcaggggaagttaaCATTGGACATTAGCAAAAGTTTGTTCACTaagagggtggtcagtcactggaccaggctcctcagggaagtggtcacagcaccaagcctatcagagttcaaggagcatctggacaatgctTTTAGTCACgtgatttagttttaggtagtcctgcgagtagcagggagttggacttcatgatctttatgggtcctttccaacttgagatattctacgattctgtgaaacAGGAGAATGGAAAGTGACTGAAAGGAGAGTAGAGGCTGCTAAAAGTGACACtgatgctctgtgtgtgtgtgtaagagtATTCAAGCCGAGTCCAAAATGGGGGTGATGGATAGGTGGGAAcgtttagttttggttttgtggcaGTAGCAGCTAGCAATTCCTACCTCACCTCCCCCTTTCACAAGATGCATATTAAGTATAGCCAGTCAGTAGCCGCACTTTTTATAGTTGCTCCACAATGCATTTAATTCAgtatagaaaaaaaaccaacttaatGAAAAGCATTCTCCCAGGTCTTAAGCTGGACCCTTATCTACTCCATAGCAGAGTCCCATGAACAAGCTGTGATGCAGGGACTGTGCACTACAGTCCAGAAACATGATCAGGAACCCACCTCACAGCTACGTGCGGTTGAACTTCTAAACCTATTTGCTGCCACTTCCTAATCTCTGAGACAACCTAGCTAgctcaaaaccaaaatgaaatcaaGTTAatgtactgcaacaaaaaaatccacacgCCTTACCAAGAAGACCCTGCACAGGATAGACTGCCTGTTCCCAGCAAGTTTCCTCACTGGGACTTGTAGATAGAGCATGCTCATCATCAAGCTGTAGTACAAACCACACCACAACAGCATCTAGTATTCCTCCTTCAGTGACTGGCAGGCTGAGCATCCAGGGCTTTCTAGCTGCAAGGTTTTTCAGCTCCTGACCAaagtggaaagagagaaaaagtgtGAGAGTATCTTTCCATAAATAAAGGATGTTTTTCATCAAAATAAGACACCCAAGTTTCTGCACCAATCCATGAGTGCACCCAAGAGAAACCTGAGGTTAACAAGCCGCTGCAATACCAATTATCATCATTAGCACTGACTAGCATAGGAACTGTCTTTCCACATGCAAGTGCATATCCACATGACCAACCTGCACCCATCAGCCATTAAAGCAAACATGCCTACATCTAAGAACATACTTAACATACGTTAAGAACATacttaaaaacactgaaaactgcAAGAAAGGCTTTAGACTGGCAAGGCTTGCCTTatgaaaagtaacaaaaaacaGAGCCAGTCTTCTGGGCCGGATTCAAGCCAATGCTTAGGCACATGCTTCATTTAAAACGTGTTCAGTCAGTTCTAGAAACACTGCAAGTACTGAATTCGCTCAAGTAGATGTTTGGAAAAATCATTACAAAAACACTTAGTCAAACATCTTTGAGGATATTTTCTCTGCTATGTGGGCTATAGACTTTGTGTAAAAGTTCAGGCATGTATGATTTCACTACTGGGAAGAACCAAGATCTCCCCTAAAAGGATCAGGTTATAAATTCTCCAATACTCCTGGAAAGTTTTGAATATGTAACAGGAATTAAGTCTTCCTCCATGTACAATTTATTTTCCTCAGTAATCACCTTCTGCTGCCAACATTCACAAACATAAAAGGCCCAGCTCTAATGTCTTAGACAGTTCTGGCGTAAACCAATTAACAAGAGGTCAAGCACAAGCGACTAAAGATTCTCTTAGTCACAACCATTCTGCTTAGTAACAGCCTTTCGTAAACATTTATCAGCTTCCTGATCTACTTATGTTACATTTGTCCTCTCTAAGTTTCCATCTTAAAATACACATGGCAAAAGAGAAGTTCCACTCTAAGAACATGAGTAGCTCTCACatgctgcattttttatttttccgtctttatttttattccatGTTCTCCAAAAGTTGGTCTACCTCTCTTCTCACAACTGAGAGATGGCTGAACAATGCACGTGTTAAATTACTGGATGATAATAAAGTTCATAATAAGATCTCACTGCTCTTCAACAAAAGTTCTTTGCTGCTAGTCATTTTTCCTGTACATCCTCAACTAGAGAGGAAAAGAGTAGTAAGTTGAAGCTTTGCTGGCAGTAAGCCCCTTGAAGCAAGACAGCAAGAGCACAAGGATGCATCTGTTTCTTGGTTTCTGGTTAAGTTATAGCTGTTTAGAATTGTATTTGATATTAAAAACATTCATTCTGATTATTCCTCAAAAGTAGCGGGCCCAAGGTTCTCACCCAATGGTTCTAGTAACTGTAGTAGTAGTGTTACATCCCTATCTTGCAGCACACAACACTTAAAAACCCACTCGAAGGCAGTTATTTCAGCTTTCCCTGCTCTCTACCATGCTGCTTATCCC contains:
- the PRMT9 gene encoding protein arginine N-methyltransferase 9 isoform X3, whose translation is MPNSNAKFHCNHRGGQEAGRRELVSRSLQSAQHCLEDQDFGTAYAHYLLVLNLAPELKTSVKETFQFTLFKWAEELDSLARIQDLFNCYEQALELYPNDEVICNSMGEHLFRMGFRDEAAGYFRKAVKLNPDFADAKENFYRVANWLVERWHFIMLNDTKRNLTYLKAIENAVRSGCKSVLDIGTGTGILSMFAKKAGASFVYACELSKTMYELARDVVAANNMEREIKLLHLKSLDIEIPKHIPERVSLVVTETVDAGLFGEGIVESLIHAWEHLLLQPKPKNQDVSAGDYGRVIPASATIFGMAVECREIRRHHRVGMQEVAGVCLSNSVQFFSPTYASAGSEETVEPYTTEKLSHIPGGYRPLTEPCQVMTVDFNDLQELKNLAARKPWMLSLPVTEGGILDAVVVWFVLQLDDEHALSTSPSEETCWEQAVYPVQGLLDYSVKTGDTVMMEVCCQDCYLKIQKISSLTSECGMDVSDRDDMLSLGNEAELCQALAGLQTTSKQDGNGQGCVLESTEIALLNNVPYHECFKAAMGKVLLSLNRSKDLQSMDVDGHGSGMNLQESQNKSCVDVAPDPLYILDVSEGFSILPIIAGKLGPVRAYSSIEKEQHQAALNVISEANHFPKETLEFWLSHLEDESVVLQRPKSDKSWSIIILDVIETSGLIQQEVMEKAAISRCLLHSGGKIFPQYVLVYGMLVESESLLLESAVQGTEPTLGFNIAPFINQFKVPVRVYLDLSTLPCLPLSKPAELLRLDLMNPLLNSSSREVKVQICKSGQVTAIPFWYHIHLDEDHSLNTSDESSHWKQAAVVLDKPIKVQAGDELVLDIQHHKSNISITVKR
- the PRMT9 gene encoding protein arginine N-methyltransferase 9 isoform X1 — protein: MSFRMPNSNAKFHCNHRGGQEAGRRELVSRSLQSAQHCLEDQDFGTAYAHYLLVLNLAPELKTSVKETFQFTLFKWAEELDSLARIQDLFNCYEQALELYPNDEVICNSMGEHLFRMGFRDEAAGYFRKAVKLNPDFADAKENFYRVANWLVERWHFIMLNDTKRNLTYLKAIENAVRSGCKSVLDIGTGTGILSMFAKKAGASFVYACELSKTMYELARDVVAANNMEREIKLLHLKSLDIEIPKHIPERVSLVVTETVDAGLFGEGIVESLIHAWEHLLLQPKPKNQDVSAGDYGRVIPASATIFGMAVECREIRRHHRVGMQEVAGVCLSNSVQFFSPTYASAGSEETVEPYTTEKLSHIPGGYRPLTEPCQVMTVDFNDLQELKNLAARKPWMLSLPVTEGGILDAVVVWFVLQLDDEHALSTSPSEETCWEQAVYPVQGLLDYSVKTGDTVMMEVCCQDCYLKIQKISSLTSECGMDVSDRDDMLSLGNEAELCQALAGLQTTSKQDGNGQGCVLESTEIALLNNVPYHECFKAAMGKVLLSLNRSKDLQSMDVDGHGSGMNLQESQNKSCVDVAPDPLYILDVSEGFSILPIIAGKLGPVRAYSSIEKEQHQAALNVISEANHFPKETLEFWLSHLEDESVVLQRPKSDKSWSIIILDVIETSGLIQQEVMEKAAISRCLLHSGGKIFPQYVLVYGMLVESESLLLESAVQGTEPTLGFNIAPFINQFKVPVRVYLDLSTLPCLPLSKPAELLRLDLMNPLLNSSSREVKVQICKSGQVTAIPFWYHIHLDEDHSLNTSDESSHWKQAAVVLDKPIKVQAGDELVLDIQHHKSNISITVKR
- the PRMT9 gene encoding protein arginine N-methyltransferase 9 isoform X2, translated to MSFRMPNSNAKFHCNHRGGQEAGRRELVSRSLQSAQHCLEDQDFGTAYAHYLLVLNLAPELKTSVKETFQFTLFKWAEELDSLARIQDLFNCYEQALELYPNDEVICNSMGEHLFRMGFRDEAAGYFRKAVKLNPDFADAKENFYRVANWLVERWHFIMLNDTKRNLTYLKAIENAVRSGCKSVLDIGTGTGILRVSLVVTETVDAGLFGEGIVESLIHAWEHLLLQPKPKNQDVSAGDYGRVIPASATIFGMAVECREIRRHHRVGMQEVAGVCLSNSVQFFSPTYASAGSEETVEPYTTEKLSHIPGGYRPLTEPCQVMTVDFNDLQELKNLAARKPWMLSLPVTEGGILDAVVVWFVLQLDDEHALSTSPSEETCWEQAVYPVQGLLDYSVKTGDTVMMEVCCQDCYLKIQKISSLTSECGMDVSDRDDMLSLGNEAELCQALAGLQTTSKQDGNGQGCVLESTEIALLNNVPYHECFKAAMGKVLLSLNRSKDLQSMDVDGHGSGMNLQESQNKSCVDVAPDPLYILDVSEGFSILPIIAGKLGPVRAYSSIEKEQHQAALNVISEANHFPKETLEFWLSHLEDESVVLQRPKSDKSWSIIILDVIETSGLIQQEVMEKAAISRCLLHSGGKIFPQYVLVYGMLVESESLLLESAVQGTEPTLGFNIAPFINQFKVPVRVYLDLSTLPCLPLSKPAELLRLDLMNPLLNSSSREVKVQICKSGQVTAIPFWYHIHLDEDHSLNTSDESSHWKQAAVVLDKPIKVQAGDELVLDIQHHKSNISITVKR